The Euphorbia lathyris chromosome 2, ddEupLath1.1, whole genome shotgun sequence genome includes a window with the following:
- the LOC136216637 gene encoding homeobox protein knotted-1-like 4 isoform X1: protein MITYDPRCRHCSSKLSFCSMQTHYVVLLCSFKDQLQHVRVHAMEAVMACWELEQSLQSLTGASLGEGTGATMLEDEDDQEDSDANLYDGTMDGLDCVGYGPLVPTESERSLMEHVRKELKHELKQVRFKNKKYLKAVLLQCG from the exons ATGATCACTTACGATCCTAGATGTCGTCATTGTTCTAGTAAATTGA GTTTTTGTTCTATGCAGACACATTATGTTGTACTTCTCTGCTCTTTTAAAGATCAATTGCAACATGTCCGTGTTCATGCTATGGAGGCAGTGATGGCTTGCTGGGAGCTCGAACAATCACTGCAAAGCTTAACTG GTGCATCATTGGGTGAAGGCACCGGTGCCACGATGTTAGAGGATGAGGATGATCAGGAAGATAGTGATGCCAACTTGTACGATGGAACTATGGACGGGCTAGATTGCGTGGGATATGGCCCACTTGTTCCCACTGAAAGTGAGAGGTCATTGATGGAGCATGTAAGGAAAGAATTGAAGCATGAACTGAAACAGGTAAgattcaaaaacaaaaaatatttaaaagcaGTATTGTTACAGTGTGGCTGA
- the LOC136216637 gene encoding uncharacterized protein isoform X2: MSIKNDDKLIQEEGVESLSEAELGEGCRECDMLGLLSVEEMRQQLCDWLDLSLSISLFHSRIKTLNCRSSSMLLKWQRNLMHQKRRDYDSKVTPEEVSGCC, from the exons ATGAG TATCAAGAATGATGATAAGTTAATTCAAGAAGAGGGTGTGGAGTCTCTTTCAGAGGCTGAGCTTGGTGAAGGTTGTAGGGAATGTGACATGCTTGGTTTGTTATCTGTTGAAGAAATGCGGCAGCAG CTTTGTGACTGGctcgatctctctctctcaatctcTCTGTTCCATTCAAG GATCAAAACCCTCAATTGCAGGAGTTCATCTATGCTGCTCAAATGGCAAAGGAATTTGATGCATCAGAAGAGAAG GGATTATGATAGCAAAGTTACACCTGAAGAAGTAAGTGGATGCTGTTGA